cacacaaatacacacacacacacacaccacacacacactcacacacacacacacacacacacacacaaatacacacacatacacacacactcacacacactcacacacacacgagtacagactcatgcacgcgtgcgcacacacaaatacacacacacacacacacacactcacacacaccacacacacactcacactgcacacacgagtacagactcatgcacgcgtgcgcacacacacacaaatacacacacacacacagacacacacacacacaaacagtaacactaacacatgtgcacaaaatgaacacaaacacacacaccgcgcgagagagaaagactacagggaggcatgacgtcatgatgcattaattgacgtcaaagactttcgaccgtgacgtattcttcttacgcgagctttatccatagacttggaaactacggaatttctacccgtccaaagcggccttgggtggcgtttgctcaaaaaatgggggcgccaattttacccaccgtatttttgttagtatggtcccaatttttggtgaacttccatctccaactgtggcccattttcgggcacaaagaatccttctttatcatgtattattcggtatgcacatttctcaaatcgattacagtattcacgactttccgaccttgacattgtagctagggtcatgtgggcgttggcatcattgtccaatcagaaatagtcAATGATCATCTCCTCAGTGTGTTCCGGTCCGGAACGCAAAACAGTTTGTGCGGAAAAAGAGAACGTGGTTTGACAACTAAAGGGCATTTTGACCGGCTCGCACTACAGCATCGTTCAAATGTGGGAGAATGACACATCTgacaattaagtagatgtgcaacgccaaggcactgcataccccagcgaaagacaaacctctctctctctctctctctctctctctctctctctctctctctctctctctctcaaacacacacacacacacacacacacacacacacacacacacacacgcacacacacacactcacacacacacacacacacatatggatacacacacacacacacaccccaagtcacacacgcacacatacacacactcactcacacgcactcactcactctctcacaacaacttcatacacacaaaacacacacccatacgcacatatggacagacagacatacacacctttacaaacaaacacacatacacgcacacacatacacgtatgcacacacacacacaccacacacacactcacacacacacacgagtacagactcatgcacgcgtgcgcgcacacacacacacacacacacacacaaatacacacacacacacaccccacacacacacacgagtacagactcatgcacgcgtgcgcaaccacacacacacacacacacacacacacgagtacagactcatgcacgcgtgcgcacacacacacacacacacacacacacacacaaatacacacacacacacacaccacacacacactcacacacacacgagtacagactcatgcacgcgtgcgcacacacaaatacacacacacacaccacacacacacacacacactcacacacacacacacacacaaatacacacacacacacactcacacacacacgagtacagactcatgcacgcgtgcgcacacacaaatacacacacacacacacacaccacacacacacacacgagtacagactcatgcacgcgtgcgcacacacacacaaatacacacacacacacacacacacacacacacagacacacacacacacacagtaacactaacacatgtgcacaaaatgaacacaaacacacacaccgcgcgagagagaaagactacagggaggcatgacgtcatgatgcattaattgacgtcaaagactttcgaccgtgacgtattcttcttacgcgaggtttatccatagacttggaaactacggaatttctacccgtccaaagcggccttgggtggcgtttgctcaaaaaatgggggcgccaattttacccaccgtatttttgttagtatggtcccaatttttggtgaacttccatctccaactgtggcccattttcgggcacaaagaatccttctttatcatgtattattcagTATGCACATTTTTCAAATCGaatacagtatagcgttcacaggatacctccagcttcgctgggattaagtagatgtgcaacgccaaggcactgcataccccagcgaaagacaaacctctctctctctctctctcacacacacacacacacacacacacacacacacacacacacacacacacacacacacacacacacactcacaccacacacacacaccccaagtcacacacgcacacatacacacactcactcacacgcactcactcactctctcacaaaaacttcatacacacaaaacacacacccatacgcacatatggacagacagacatacacacctttacaaacaaacacacatacacgcacacacatacacgtatgcacacacacacacacacactcacacacacacgagtacagactcatgcacgcgtgcgcgcacacacacacacacacacaaatacacacacacacacacaccccacacacaatcacacacacacgagtacagactcatgcacgcgtgcacacacacacaaatacacacaaatacacacacacacacacacactcacacacacacacgagtacagactcatgcacgcgtgcgcacacacaaatacacacacacacacacacacaccacactcacacacacacgagtacagactcatgcacgcgtgcgcacacacacacaaatacatacacacacacacacacatacacacacacacacacacacaaacagtaacactaacacatgtgcacaaaatgaacacaaacacacacaccgcgcgagagagaaagactacagggaggcatgacgtcatgatgcattaattgacgtcaaagactttcgaccgtgacgtattcttcttacgcgagctttatccatagacttggaaactacggaatttctacccgtccaaagcggccttgggtggcgtttgctcaaaaaatgggggcgccaattttacccaccgtatttttgttagtatggtcccaatttttggtgaacttccatctccaactgtggcccattttcgggcacaaagaatccttctttatcatgtattattcggtatgcacatttctcaaatcgattacagtatagcgttcacgggatacctccagcttcgctgggataaatgttctactaccttgtcagtctagatctggaactcaTGAAACAGCACTATTCAAATCCCCATAAAGTGAGCTGGTgtttttctagatctaagcatcgaccgaattcAATAGAAATGTTCCTTGCATGGCATAATTATTTACCTAAATCTGTTATTAAGTTTGTTAAAAATCAAAGtattcgttttttgtttgttcgcgtGTCTGGTTTTTGCTTAGTCGATTAGCTTACACGATgtgtggctttttatttttgtaagggTGGTTTAGCATGTATAAAATGAGACCTAGACCACATACGCCATGAAAGTAGAGTTCCCCGTTCAATACCAAGATTGCCAGTATTGATATTCAGACAACTTTTGGATAAATGTGTGGGGCTGTGGTGTTGCAGTGGTAGATTGTTTGCACGGGTATGTAGGTAGGTACGTGTACATCCGTGTGCTTTTGTGCAGGCATTTGtgaagcaggaacatgcaacatttttgacaaacatcagggttgtgtgtgtgtgtgtgtgtgtgataaaaccaACTAAGCTTACATCCAGCACAAAAAGCTTCAGCTCTACTTCACCAGTCAAAGACAAACGCATTGTTTTATTCAGCTTTTGACACATATATTCACTCGATCAGAATCGAACCCTCTTcgtgaatattttatttcagaaaaaaataacatattGATTCTACACAACAAATGGTATTGCTATATGCTATGAGTATGAACGATGAAGACTAGCAACCGAGACAGATGAGGCATCAAGTTTCTTAGCCTTTTAGCCTCTTATGTTGCATAcatgtcatttgtttttaatttttatctcCTGATAACTGACCAGAAAGGTACGTACAAACATCGATTCTGCAACTACCTCGTAAACTTTTCGATCGCTAATACACCAGAACTTGATACAGTATGCAACACTCACAGGCTTGATTACCTGTTGCATTGAAACGACAGAAGGAATTAAAAGACTATGTAACTGAGAGGAACCGATGTATTCAAGTTCAGAACGAAGCAGTTTCTGCCTCGGAGCCTGTATCTCATGCTATGAAGCCACTAGAAGAGAAATGTCTGGcgtagtttgacccaacagacaGAGAAGTCAAGGGGGGTAATCTATCGACAGCAGTTGTATTGCTGGTTTGTATTTGATCTTACAAACCATTCTTATTAACTTGTATAAATAGTTTATCGCTTCAGTAAACACTCATCTATTTTGAAGATTACgtaattttcaacaacaaaaattaaaaaaaattcgcaatTCAATATTTCACGCAAATTTTACTAATCCGCAAACAATTTTGCATGAACAAGTGTTATGTTAGGGAGAGAGTACGAGTGCGTAGttagacatattttgagtggagtAGCAAAAATGCTTTAGCCATGTACTAATTATGTTATTGAACTGCTTAGCGGAGATTTCCAGATCAATCATACGGCGGTGAAAGACTGGTCTCTAGTACGGTCTatacttacaaaatataaaaataaacaaacaaaccaacacaaaaaagGTTTGTGTTGCACGTAGGATTTAAGTATTTAATTGAATAGAAAAGGCAACatcggaataaaaacaaatctcgtggttctcttgtcaaggaGTATGCACATAATATGAAAGAAGATTGTGGAGTAGGCTGCTTTCTATTCTACTGCTCTAAATTAGCAAGAGGCAAGCTTTACAATGCTATTCACACTAGGATGCAAAgcattcagtgctaaagctctcaaatcacaaaagttacaagacaaaacacacttcTTGGGGCTACAAGAAATGTTAATATTTGTAAGCACACAATTGGACAcatttttgtaaatatttgttattgcctcccttgaataaaacttattaaaaaaaatattctgagAAAAAAGTTATACTTAAAAGCAAAGCTATCAAGAAATAGGTAGACAACCCGTGTAGATACCTTTATTcttaagacattttatttttggaggATGTCACTATGCAATtttacagatttaaaaaaaaaagctttagatgatctcccttgaacaaacatttcttgtttttactatgtgttagttttaagggtatatagaagaacaataaagaaaaaatgctgCAAATTGACTTGGACGTATTTacaatttaattaaacaaaatgtttcaaaTTATCTGATAATGAAATTCTACATTAAAATTAAAGCAGATCTAGGGACTTGTGcacaacataaaacataaggaaCTATGATCTGCATTGCTTGTTATGATGATAATGGCTGGCACCTGTCGACCGACTTGCACGCCATAATTCTATATGTTTTACTATGCGCCCTGCATGtcaatggtctttctctgggtggctcgattctgaggagataaagAAAATGCATTTAGTGCAAGCAGTACATAATgacaacacacatacaattaCTTAAAGCAGCTGCTGGTTTCAGAGTATTTAGTTAAAGGCCCACCCCAACTTGTTTGCCTCAatgtcgcagatttggtcagaCTTTCACAATGAGTAAGATAACAAATTTAACAatgttttgatttaaaaaaaaatagtattCATTTTTGTAGTTTTCGGCCCCATTCACTGGGAATCTTACTCAAGGACAAGGATTTTTCTTATGAATATTTGTATGTGAAGCTTCCAAGCCCTAGCTTCAGAAACGACCAAGAAACCCTCAATAATGGATTTTGTTGTGCATAGTGATGGCTATCCAACCGAGTGGCGGAGCACTGGTGAATCCTTTCATTCTCCTGATTGCTTGATTCTGAAATGACATTGTGgagttggtagttatgtgagtgtgtagtgCCTGCTCTTCGTTGTttagtcggggggggggggggggggggtattgaatCATATGATCATAAAGTAAGACTTCACTGTGATGTGCAGAGATTTAGTCAGGTACACAACATTGCTATGCTATCACGAAATTAGATGTTCTATCCTCTAGATGGGCTACACAACTACATCAGATGTCATGGTTGGGTTTTCGCAAGTCAGCAACATGTTTTGAAGTTCTCATTGGGTAATCACGGCTGACATCAAACACAGAAAAGGTGGAAAAAACATAAATCAATGAACTCACCTTCCCTGCATTGTGATACTAGCCATATGGGTCTGCCGAAGTAGCTCCTGCACATATTGAATTAAGTATTCATGTTATTGTTAGGATCACACTTTTTTCTGGTACATGTATATCAAACTGGAAAGTTTCTCAAGGCTTGAAGAATTCAAGAGCTTGCCTAtccccaataaaaaaaataaatttagtatgcaagtattttcagggtCTCAAGGTTTTAATATGAAGTCTGTTCCTCTGGGgtcatggagaaacaaattacaAATGAGAACATACTGTTACACAACAAATTCCGACCAATTTAGGACACACCATAAcataactcacaaacaaacaacagcaatacaataattAGTCTGCAAATACCTAAACGTCGTTCACACTAggtatacaaaaataaaaaagcacATTCAGGCAGGTTTGACAAGTAGACCATTCCAGCTGCTGTTCCAGACCAAAGGCCATGTTTCCCCTTACTCTgtgattgtaatcataattattGTTTATGAATGACTTCAGTTTTTCTAAGTAAATCTCTCGTTGTAATTACTGGTAAATGCATTATCCCAATTAAGATATCCTCATATCTAACCTGCGTAAACTTCATTTCAagggttttaatttttttttagctggCCAAGAAATTATAAGCATTCCTCAATTATGTTCCTGTCAGACTCAATGAGCtaatcttataaaaaaaaattaacaaaaggTAGCATCTTATAATATTCTCACGTGAATTATAGCTAATCAGAAAACTagtatttacttttttttaaactcaaacTGAAAATACAGGCATGCAACATTATCCTTGCTGTTTTGTGATAACCCTTACCATCAACTATTCTATTTCATTTCCATCTTAACAGGCGTAGCACCTCTCTGGAAGCCAAAAGAACACTTtaaatccaccccccccccccccagtactGAGTAAACATTGCtgtgcatattttttttttaaacaatgcCTGAGTCTCCAGTcacctgtttatgttgttgtcctTGTACTTCACTTGTAGCTTAGCTGTTCAAGAAACTGTTTCTCTGATCACATGATCAAAATTCAAATACTTAATAAACCAATTTTGATTCTATTTCTTCAATAATAAGTTGAACGTCTGCATatgtaattgccacaatttacagagtttctGAATAAATGCTGCAAGAAAAACCAACAGAGTGAACAGTTTGTAAATATACTAACATACCTATATTTACCTTATGACGTGTGTGGTACAGTGGCTGCTAAAACGTCTGTTACACCTGTCTGCATATATTAGGTGACAGCCCTGATGGAGACTGAAAAAAAAGTTCCTTTGTCAGTACcctgtgtatgagtgtggtCGGGTATGTTCTGGAACAATTAGAGCACTCCCTATGACCATATGTTGCACggagggtaggggggggggggggggggggggcttttagaGGTGTAATTGTTGGACTGTAGTGTAGAGGCTGATTGGCAGTGCTATGGGGTGAGGGTGGAGCTGGGGCGGAGAATATATCGTATGTAATTGAATACTAATAGtaataagcatgatcagttAGACTAGAGTTAAAAACTATGTTGATCGCCAGAGACATTACATAATGTGAAATCACAAGCATGTTACTGTACCTTTCGTTTTGCCATTGAGATTGGTAGAAGGCATTGAGTGGTAAACACAAGTTGCATTGATCACTGCATCACCATGTGGTCAATCCCCTTTGATCTGTAGATTGCACCAGCACAAACCAACACTGTGTTATGATCGTAAACAGCCCACATGGCCAATaaatctaagaacacaaacactagaTAGATCTAATCGGAGAGCCTGCAAACCGAGTCATGCTTTTtaaattcaatgaaaatctgtctgtcaatgaagcagatagatctatccttgcgattgtttttgcaagcagataaatgtTAGAACGTCACTTATTCCGTTTTCATTCAACAAATTGATATTTTGCAAGATGCATTTCGTGCCAATGagctgaacaaacaatcaaaatcaagcaaGTGGTACATTCTTGAAGACAAAATTCAGTCACGCAAACAAACTGAAGGGAAAAAATCTAGCTTACTGCTGTACTGATTTCGCCAAATAAATGCATTTGCATGCCGAAGTTATTCCTGCTTTGATTCCAATCATTCTAATTGATCTGAATGCAAAAAATATACGTAACGAGCTGATCAAAATGAGTAACATTGCACCTGCCTATAGACTGTACTGcgaaagcgaaggtcgtctgcgactGGAGAATTTGAAGTCGAACAGCGTCGTTTCTTCACTCTCAGCGGCTGTCTTCatcggaaaagtgaaaagcctGACTTGCAATCTAGCGAAAGACACATTCTGTCTTTCCGTTCGGGCGTTGTTTTTGtgtacaatctctgaaaatgttATTTCGAAAAAGGCGGCTGTCATTGTTTTGGGGTTTCCGCCTAGTGGTGTTTTAAACCGGTTTCAGACCGGAACACACTGAGGAGATGAGaacaaaatggcagcccccatgaaatccgaaaggtcacagaaaaaagtcgtgaatagcgttcacgggatacctccagcttcgctgggaatatacattttttttacagaatgAGCAATGTTGAACCATTTTGGGGATATTTCTCTTGAAGGTAATTTGGGATTTTGCTTGAATGTTTCTGATGCAAATCAGAATAATTGTTTTACAACAGAACCTGTCCTAGCGACCatctcttgataacgaccacctgctcTTTACGACCATCCCAAACTGAGGATCCCCGACTGAGAGGTTCTCTCGTATATAATGTACTTCTCAATAACGACCACCCGGGTTGTTTATAAGGATCACAGGCTTGACTGTATTTCAAACGCTAACGCAAGACGAATCTCATTCATTTCCCAACAGGTGTGGACAACATCAACATTCGCGGAGAAGAGATCTGCGCTGAGATCATCAACCACGTCGCCCTCAGTGGCTGTGAATACGTCACCAACGCTCATTATCGTCACTTCCTGCCGTGCACGACGGGAAACGTCCACGTGGCCCAGTATTTGGTGGAGAGTCCCAGCTTTTTAGGCCAGGACACGCAGAAGGTTCGAATCTCGTGGTTTGCCAAGGAGATCCAGGCGGACATCTACAACAACAAGCCTTTCTTCGGACACTTCTTGGACGGCGGCGCTACCATCGGACGCGATGTAAGTCATGGTCCAAGAGACGACCCCCCCTCCATCCCCACCCgcaaaaaaagaataataaacatAATAAAAGCAACAGTCGGGCAAACTAACAAATACATACAGAACTTGACATTTACAACAAGAAACCATTCTGTGGACACGTATGAGATGGACCCGGTACGTGTTAGTAAAATAGACTTCTGacgagaaaaaacaaaaacacaaaaacatttttagaaaaacacacacaagcaaataaacaaatagacatttacaacaacaagaCTGGCTCGTCCTGATGACAGTAATTTGAGATTTTCTCGGCTTAATTTGGCTTAATTTGGCTTACTACTGATGACTAAACGttcttcattctctctctctctgccaacaGGAGGAACTGCTGCGGGCCGCCAGGGAAGGCAAAGAGCTGCGCGCACTGATGACAGACAGAGGCTACGGCTTCCCCCTGCAGGTGGTGATGTGGGCGCGCGACGGGCGCGTGTCGGGGCAGAGCAACATGCACTTGTCGCAAAAGTACAGCGGCAACAACATCGTCTTCAACACGCAGACCCCCTACAAGTGGTTCTCTTCCTGGAGCACCAACGGCCGCAGAGACAGCTCCCGATGGGCCGTGGGAGGCAGGACCAACCGCGGGCGAGGCTCAGACTACGTGTCGCTCAACTGGTTCGTCGACCCTTGCTGGCAGCATGTCTACACCAACGACGAGTACGGCCAGGCCGCCGACGGCTCCCTGACCATGCTGACCTCCGCTATCGAGTCCGGCCACCGCGTCCGAGTAGTGATGTCCAACTTTGCCATGGAGGCCAACTTCCTGCGCATCAAGAACGGCCACGTTACCGCCTACCTCATCGACATGCTCTCCAACAACGGCGGCAACAGCTTCGACGAGTTCGACTTCAAGACAGACACGAATTACGTGTTCAAGCTGGTGCACACCACGGGCACGGTCCGCACGTACGGCTACCTGGTCAGGAACACCTCCATCCCCGTGGTCCCCGTCATGTCCAAGCAGACCATCAAGTGGTACGTCGACACCCGCAAGTGGCACAAGATCCTCGAGACCAAGAGCAACGGGGCAGTCACCTGGGGCATGAAGGGAAACCTCAAGAGCGCCATCCGCAAGGCCGCCAACCTCCGCATCAGCATCACCTTCGACGTCCGCGGCGGCGAGATGTTCGTCAACGCCGACAACGCCAGGGTTTCCACAACAGGCACGGAGGACGACGCCACGGCGCAGGCGGTGCGAGTGCTAGGAGACCAGCCTTACAACCGTTACGAGTACGAACTGTCATCAGTACCCTTCTGGGTCTACCTCTGTATGCCGACTACTTCCTCCATCAACTTGTCTGGCTGGAAGCTAGGAGAACATCGAAGGTACTTCCAGAGCAACAAACCGGCGCTGACAAAATGGTTCGCGGAACTGTGATCACTGAAACGCTTAACAATCAGACCTGCTGTTAATGTTTTTGACCCCCCTGTTTTTAAAATGTCGGAGCCTCATTAATTGGTTATTGGGACAAGCTAAAAGGCTGCTTTTTGATACACACTGCATGATACACATATTGACATAAACACATTTACCATCGTGTTTTTCCTTCATTAATGAAGACTGCTCGCCGTTATACGGTATACAAAGTCTCCTCCTAACGATAAACGGATCAGAAAGGAACAGGTACCCACTCCAGAATTTTTTCCGCAGACATTCATAGCAATCAGTGAAACAGTGTTGGAAGACAGCAAACTATTGAAGTCGCGCTAAGCACACATACATTATGAATGGTTGTAATTTTTTAGTTTCAACAATCTCCTAGCAAGGGGGTTAATTGAGATTAGCTAAGCAGGAAATCAAATCTTGGTCTATGTCGTATTTTTATGAGGTCAGAGGTGCTCGCTTTGCAGAATATGTAACACAGAGGTATATATTATTTTTATATTCATTAGTTATCGTAGTTTTAATCTTATAATTTAATAAACAGTGTCGCAttgcaaaaacaaaatgttatacCATTCACTATGTACAGTATCACTATCGACATTCCTACAAATTACAAACGATTTTATTTTTGAAACATGTTAATTTTATTTAGTTTCAGAGACAGaaaaagtgttgttgtttttcagaaCGAGACTGTGTTAGATTCAAGCGTGGATGTATGAAATAAAGTGCTGTTCGTTCCTTTCACGTTCATGTTAATAAAATGTATATACTTTTTTAGCTGTATGTGtgagacctgattttgttaaaaagaacaaaaagcaTTCACAGTACATCAAAGAAACAAAGGTACGTAAGCTTTCTAAATATACACCGCAACAAGAGTAAGTCAACGTGATATCTCCTGGcatctgagagaataacaagcattaaaaTGTAGATGGTAATGGGTCTTCTCATGACACGTCAATTGGTCGGAACTTTTCTGTCCACAAATGATCTATCGCCCATGTTATAATTTAATAAACATTCTGATCTC
This Littorina saxatilis isolate snail1 linkage group LG17, US_GU_Lsax_2.0, whole genome shotgun sequence DNA region includes the following protein-coding sequences:
- the LOC138951816 gene encoding uncharacterized protein; this translates as MGATTEQNTLVLRLTLLLFLPALCSATTGYASQTAVCDRQWVKIFENDEQGTSLFGEKRDLKMAVLRGATIRVLMHDLNVEPAATTTHTFTAGVDNINIRGEEICAEIINHVALSGCEYVTNAHYRHFLPCTTGNVHVAQYLVESPSFLGQDTQKVRISWFAKEIQADIYNNKPFFGHFLDGGATIGRDEELLRAAREGKELRALMTDRGYGFPLQVVMWARDGRVSGQSNMHLSQKYSGNNIVFNTQTPYKWFSSWSTNGRRDSSRWAVGGRTNRGRGSDYVSLNWFVDPCWQHVYTNDEYGQAADGSLTMLTSAIESGHRVRVVMSNFAMEANFLRIKNGHVTAYLIDMLSNNGGNSFDEFDFKTDTNYVFKLVHTTGTVRTYGYLVRNTSIPVVPVMSKQTIKWYVDTRKWHKILETKSNGAVTWGMKGNLKSAIRKAANLRISITFDVRGGEMFVNADNARVSTTGTEDDATAQAVRVLGDQPYNRYEYELSSVPFWVYLCMPTTSSINLSGWKLGEHRRYFQSNKPALTKWFAEL